The following are encoded together in the Anopheles nili chromosome 3, idAnoNiliSN_F5_01, whole genome shotgun sequence genome:
- the LOC128722514 gene encoding coatomer subunit beta' produces the protein MGHLRNKQRRHQAREAAQQREERLRRLEEMDLANMPLRLDIKRRLTSRSDRVKSVDLHPTEPWMLCALYNGHVHVMNYENQQLVKDFEVCDLPVRCARFVARKNWILTGSDDMQVRVFNYNTLEKVHSFEAHTDYVRCIAVHPTQPLILTCSDDMLVKLWNWDKMWSVQRVFEGHTHYVMQVVFNPKDNNTFASASLDRTVKVWQLGSNVPNFTLEGHEKGVNCVDYYHGGDKPYLISGADDRLVKIWDYQNKTCVQTLEGHAQNVSAVYFHPELPILLTGSEDGTIRIWHSGTYRLETSLNYGFERVWTIACMRGTNNVALGYDEGSIIIKVGREEPAMSMDVNGGKIVWARHSEMQQVNLKALPEGTEIKDGERLPVAVKDMGACEIYPQTIAHNPNGRFVVVCGDGEYIIYTSMALRNKAFGSAQEFVWASENSEYAVRESSGTVKLFRNFKERKSFTPDYGAEGIFGGQLLGVKTSSGLTFYDWENLELIRRIEVQPRHVFWNEAGTLVCLATEDSYFILKVDIGMVQNALATKQQLSEDGIEEAFDVLGEVNELVRTGLWVGDCFIYTNSVNRINYYVGGEIVTVSHLDRTMYLLGYVPKDNRLYLGDKELNVTSFALLLSVLEYQTAVMRRDFETADRVLPTIPKEHRTRVAHFLEMQGFRQQALQVSIDPEHRFELALKIGDLDTALMLARESDSPQKWSQLAGIATSKNKFDLVKECLTNANDYGGLLLLATSTGDSDMLRNLGENGVTQGKFNISFLSMFLLGDLEKCLDILIQTNRIPEAAFFARTYLPSKISFVLEIWRTELAKINEKAGQSLADPQQYENLFPGFYDSVKTQQFLLPERSTLLPADVATQISLNIDRTPIEEMKVAENEGKFDYNPSAASETQVSLPNGGIDRSVSTVSKHSEPGMVNNSDSCSTQVPASIVPTMVNTNASAVSSGTNSSAQVKRKSSLEDFESEIEALNLDDNIDTSDVNIDDVELSDD, from the exons CCTCTAAGGTTGGATATCAAAAGAAGGCTCACGTCGCGGTCGGACCGTGTAAAATCGGTCGATTTGCATCCGACGGAGCCATGGATGCTATGTGCGCTCTACAATGGCCACGTGCACGTTATGAACTATGAAAATCAACAACTGGTGAAAGATTTCGAGGTGTGTGATCTACCGGTGCGATGCGCTCGATTTGTAGCTCGAAAGAATTGGATCCTCACCGGGTCAGATGACATGCAGGTGCGCGTCTTCAACTACAACACGCTAGAGAAAGTGCATTCTTTCGAAGCGCACACAGATTATGTTCGCTGCATTGCCGTTCATCCGACGCAGCCCCTGATCCTCACATGCAGTG ATGATATGCTGGTGAAGCTGTGGAACTGGGATAAGATGTGGTCGGTGCAACGAGTATTCGAGGGACACACGCACTACGTCATGCAGGTTGTGTTTAATCCGAAAGACAACAACACTTTCGCAAGTGCCTCCCTGGACCGCACGGTCAAGGTGTGGCAATTAGGCTCGAACGTTCCGAACTTTACGCTTGAAGGGCACGAGAAGGGTGTAAACTGCGTGGATTACTACCACGGTGGTGACAAACCGTACCTCATTTCGGGTGCTGATGATCGACTGGTCAAAATCTGGGACTATCAGAACAAAACCTGCGTCCAAACGCTGGAGGGACACGCACAGAACGTGTCAGCGGTTTACTTCCATCCCGAGCTCCCCATTCTGCTAACGGGCTCGGAGGACGGCACGATTCGAATATGGCACTCGGGAACCTACCGGTTGGAAACCTCCTTGAACTACGGCTTCGAGCGTGTCTGGACCATTGCTTGTATGCGGGGCACAAACAATGTAGCATTGGG CTATGACGAAGGATCCATCATTATCAAGGTGGGCCGAGAAGAACCGGCGATGTCGATGGATGTGAATGGAGGCAAAATCGTGTGGGCACGGCATTCCGAGATGCAGCAAGTTAATCTCAAAGCACTCCCAGAAG GTACGGAAATTAAGGACGGAGAGCGCTTGCCAGTGGCCGTCAAAGATATGGGTGCATGCGAAATTTATCCACAGACAATTGCCCACAACCCGAACGGAAG GTTTGTGGTAGTGTGTGGCGATGGCGAATACATAATCTACACATCGATGGCACTACGCAACAAAGCGTTTGGCTCCGCTCAGGAATTTGTGTGGGCATCCGAAAACAGCGAGTACGCCGTGCGTGAATCAAGCGGCACAGTGAAGCTTTTCCGTAACTTCAAGGAACGTAAAAGCTTCACTCCGGACTACGGTGCAGAAG GTATTTTTGGTGGACAACTGCTGGGAGTGAAAACTTCATCCGGTTTGACATTTTATGATTGGGAGAACTTGGAATTGATTAGACGAATTGAAGTACAGCCACG ACACGTTTTCTGGAATGAGGCAGGCACATTGGTGTGTCTGGCAACTGAGGATTCGTATTTCATACTAAAGGTTGACATTGGGATGGTTCAGAATGCATTAGCCACCAAGCAACAGCTAAGTGAAGATGGTATCGAAGAAGCATTTGAT GTTCTGGGTGAGGTAAACGAATTGGTGCGCACCGGGCTGTGGGTTGGCGATTGTTTCATCTACACGAATTCGGTTAACAGGATCAACTATTATGTTGGCGGAGAAATTGTCACAGTGTCACATTTGGATCGAACCATGTATCTGCTCGGCTACGTTCCAAAGGACAACAG GCTATACCTCGGCGATAAGGAACTAAACGTCACCAGTTTTGCATTGTTACTGTCAGTATTGGAATATCAAACAGCCGTAATGCGTCGCGATTTCGAAACGGCGGACCGTGTGCTACCCACCATCCCAAAAGAGCATCGTACACGAGTGGCCCACTTCCTGGAAATGCAAGGATTCCGCCAGCAGGCTCTGCAAGTTTCAATTGATCCGGAGCATCGTTTCGAACTCGCGCTGAAAATTGGGGATCTTGATACGGCCCTAATGCTGGCCCGTGAATCGGACAGCCCACAAAAATGGAGCCAACTGGCCGGCATTGCAACGAGCAAAAACAAGTTTGATCTCGTAAAAGAATGCTTAACGAATGCGAACGACTACGGTGGTCTTTTACTGTTGGCAACCAGTACGG GCGATTCGGATATGCTACGAAATCTGGGCGAGAATGGTGTCACACAGGGTAAATTCAACATTTCCTTCCTGTCCATGTTTTTACTTGGAGATCTAGAGAAATGTCTTGATATCCTTATCCAAACTAACCGAATACCGGAGGCTGCATTTTTTGCTCG GACGTACTTACCAAGTAAAATTTCATTCGTGTTGGAAATTTGGCGTACTGAGCTTgccaaaattaatgaaaaggCTGGGCAAAGTCTGGCTGATCCACAGCAATATGAAAATCTGTTTCCTGGTTTCTATGATTCGGTAAAAACTCAGCAATTTCTATTACCGGAACGAAGCACCCTTCTACCCGCGGATGTTGCCACACAG ATATCGCTAAACATTGACCGCACACCGATAGAGGAGATGAAAGTAGCAGAAAATGAAGGCAAATTTGATTACAATCCTAGCGCTGCAAGTGAAACCCAGGTATCGCTACCGAATGGTGGAATTGATAGAAGT GTATCAACGGTTTCTAAACATTCAGAACCAGGCATGGTTAATAATTCCGATAGCTGTTCAACGCAGGTTCCAGCCTCAATAGTACCTACAATGGTAAACACAAATGCATCTGCCGTCAGCTCTGGTACTAATTCATCGGCCcaagtgaaacgaaaaagtTCTCTCGAAGATTTTGAGTCAGAAATCGAAGCTTTGAACCTGGATGATAATATCGATACATCG gaTGTAAATATAGATGACGTGGAACTGAGTGATGATTGA
- the LOC128724290 gene encoding uncharacterized protein LOC128724290 — MVGFSHSGWLIKLTLSKSSNGKAVPEKESGKSNLNLTADELKEEGNRCVKAGNFTEAILHYTHAIKLNPVDAILYSNRSLAFCKIQQYYYANEDADKAIALNPTWAKGYFRKAEVSMGVGQYDTALLSYGKALQLQPQDMGIIQAARKAAMMSNDDREREKRSPFIGSAIGCVIGFCIVLADLLLTENPTLKYTSLMVLVVVVISSMGFGIAKLIRHYKKMQRKSLLDPPIDLLEDFKPSSENGDIPQTGEQRHERNRYTKAQARQRLKKAKT; from the exons ATGGTAGGTTTTAGTCATAGTGGTTGGTTGATTAAGTTA aCGCTATCAAAAAGCTCTAACGGGAAAGCAGTACCAGAAAAAGAGTCAGGCAAGAGTAATCTCAATTTAACTGCCGATGAACTAAAGGAAGAAGGAAATCGATGCGTTAAGGCCGGTAATTTCACGGAGGCTATTCTACACTATACTCATGCGATTAAGCTAAACCCAGTAGATGCAATTCTATACAGCAATCGATCGTTGGCATTTTGTAAAATACAACAATATTACTACGCAAATGAAGATGCTGATAAAGCCATCGCTTTGAATCCCACTTGGGCGAAAGGCTACTTCCGAAAAGCGGAAGTGAGTATGGGTGTCGGCCAGTATGACACGGCCCTGCTTTCATACGGGAAGGCACTTCAATTGCAGCCTCAAGACATGGGAATTATTCAAGCTGCTCGCAAAGCAGCTATGATGAGCAATGATGATCGTGAGCGCGAAAAACGGTCCCCTTTTATAGGTAGTGCAATTGGTTGCGTGATTGGATTCTGTATCGTCTTGGCAGATTTGTTACTAACGGAAAATCCAACTTTGAAG TATACCTCATTAATGGTGCTTGTCGTAGTGGTGATATCCAGTATGGGGTTTGGAATAGCAAAATTGATACGACactacaaaaaaatgcaacgaaaaagTTTGCTTGATCCGCCCATAGATCTTCTGGAAG atTTTAAACCTTCCTCTGAAAATGGAGATATACCACAAACTGGAGAGCAACGGCATGAAAGGAATCGATATACGAAAGCTCAAGCAAGACAACGattgaaaaaagcaaaaacctaA
- the LOC128725725 gene encoding RNA polymerase II elongation factor Ell produces the protein MAALCAGSYGLSQQGSLNDENKELIFVKLTDSALRAIEEFQRTQAKLGTSHNPSIQFLQNGQGFLSFPSGGNNVQKFNFSITDIDTGSIECIQQSQGQLQNMGRIPHKMRIHANDDVYETTRHRLAAAEENQKNKCTREIKPNQTDIGRKVKLKNPTIRNIPSSNSTAANKRDSIYNNSSVNKSSSVAANQLSANNSLSSYNNLATSPKLVKNNGLHQSQQQPQQQLLPQQQPQQQQPQQQQQQQQQQQQQQQQQNHLSQQNTQLPPVNPKPGYQHTVHDPPHPQQQKQHENGVQNRIVNGRKTVNPDYMKCNIKERLIHMLALKPYKRAELVVKLQQDGVRKEEMKCTQQILKTISSSREGVLILHRNIWNEVQDDWPFYSEQDRQAVKRRRPQNLTPPLSSDGGSSTSGQSPSSNHNGNSPQSGSKRAIMTGNDEVGSTPTSKKQRISHYKKDTSSDHTRRGITDSRDNSNMNPRSRENDDQNSYHDQLHHNHQHHHHHHSIRSSHYYRPNLTPNAQETEDGISLSYSLVSNDVAKRIESSVCESEAEREQFETRYLDSTQQMNGAGEDDFVNQFTRITTVEQRRKYKTEFDNEYKEYRRLHEVLENASRKFAQYEDDLLHETKDTQRYKEIQMKILKEYDKSIKSVKFQKDKERFNYLHKKLSHIKLLVRDYDSSLTNGPCRPQENY, from the exons ATGGCTGCTTTGTGCGCTGGGAGCTATGGATTGTCACAGCAAGGAAGTCTTAACGACGAGAACAAGGAGTTGATTTTTGTCAAGCTAACTGATTCGGCGCTTCGAGCCATCGAGGAATTCCAACGCACGCAG gCAAAATTGGGCACTTCACATAACCCTTCCATACAATTTCTACAGAATGGACAAGGATTTTTATCGTTCCCTTCAGGCGGCAACAATGTGCAGAAGTTTAACTTCTCCATTACCGACATTGACACAGGATCGATTGAGTGCATCCAACAGTCTCAGGGCCAGCTGCAAAATATGGGTCGTATTCCACACAAAATGCGGATACACGCGAATGATGATGTCTATGAAACTACGAGACATAGGTTAGCGGCCGcggaggaaaatcaaaaaaataaatg TACTAGAGAAATCAAACCTAATCAAACAGATATTGGGCGCAAAGTGAAGTTAAAAAATCCAACGATTCGCAACATTCCTAGTAGTAattcaacagcagcaaataaaCGTGATTCTATTTATAACAACAGTTCTGTGAATAAGTCATCCTCCGTAGCAGCAAATCAGCTATCAGCTAATAATAGTCTTAGTAGTTATAATAACCTAGCCACATCACCAAAACTAGTTAAAAATAATGGTCTGCATCAGTCCCAAcaacaaccgcaacaacaaTTGTTGCCGCAACAgcaaccacaacagcagcagcctcaacagcaacagcaacaacagcagcagcaacagcagcagcagcagcaacaa AATCACCTATCGCAACAGAACACTCAGTTGCCTCCGGTAAATCCGAAGCCAGGATATCAGCACACGGTTCATGACCCACCGCATCCACAGCAACAAAAGCAGCACGAGAATGGCGTTCAGAATAGGATAGTTAATGGTCGAAAGACTGTAAATCCGGATTACATGAAGTGTAACATAAA AGAACGTCTAATCCATATGTTAGCGTTGAAGCCATATAAAAGAGCGGAGTTAGTAGTTAAGTTGCAGCAGG ATGGAGTCCGCAAAGAAGAAATGAAATGTACTCAACAAATATTAAAAACCATATCAAGCTCTCGAGAAGGTGTGCTTATTCTGCATCGAAACATATGGAACGAAGTGCAGGACGATTGGCCGTTTTACTCTGAGCAAGATCGACAAGCTGTTAAGCG AAGGAGACCTCAAAATTTAACGCCACCCCTTAGTTCAGATGGAGGCTCCTCTACATCGGGGCAGAGTCCATCCAGTAACCATAACGGTAACAGTCCGCAGTCTGGTAGTAAACGAGCAATCATGACCGGTAATGATGAAGTTGGTTCCACACCCACATCCAAAAAGCAACGTATTAGTCATTATAAAAAAGATACAAGCTCTGACCATACCAG ACGCGGCATAACTGACTCCAGAGATAATAGTAATATGAATCCAAGATCGAGGGAAAATGATGATCAGAACAGCTACCACGACCAACTTCACCACaaccatcaacatcatcatcatcatcattccaTTCGTTCGTCGCATTACTACCG ACCTAACTTAACGCCAAACGCCCAGGAAACTGAAGATGGGATTAGCTTGAGTTATTCACTCGTATCAAACGATGTAGCCAAACGGATAGAATCGTCGGTGTGTGAATCAGAAGCAGAACGGGAACAATTCGAGACAAGGTATCTGGACAGTACGCAGCAGATGAACGGCGCGGGAGAAGATGATTTTGT aAATCAATTCACCAGAATAACAACAGTTGAACAACGGCGTAAATACAAGACTGAGTTTGACAACGAGTATAAGGAATATCGAAGATTGCATGAAGTTTTAGAGAATGCTTCTAGGAAATTTGCTCAATATGAAGATGATCTACTACATGAAACGAAAGACACACAAAGATATAAA gaaattcaaatgaaaattttaaagGAGTATGACAAAAGTATTAAAAGCGTTAAATTTCAAAAAGACAAAGAGCG GTTCAATTATCTCCACAAAAAATTGTCTCATATCAAACTTCTAGTTAGAGACTACGATTCTTCACTAACCAACGGCCCTTGCAGACCACAGGAGAATTACTGA